One window from the genome of Bacteroidota bacterium encodes:
- a CDS encoding tetratricopeptide repeat protein yields MAENKDQIKCPVCGTVNSGSATYCNDCGALLNPEKKKMAQKNLREQGASKGKNAGKGTSSSETKTAGIVLGILLVAGMFILIGSGIFESPKAVDPHAGHNHPPGEGHDQPANPIGKNPALDPQIMNLEKQLAESPDNLDVMLNLAHTYFDSGMFEKAVPLYKKYLEKKPNIPDVIVDLGVCYFNMQDLKQAEESFKKALTIDPKHQIAHLNMGVVSLSNNNKDEATKWLTKTIELDPNSNPAKQAQSILEKNK; encoded by the coding sequence ATTCAGGTTCAGCCACCTACTGTAACGATTGTGGCGCATTGCTGAATCCGGAAAAGAAAAAGATGGCTCAGAAGAATCTCAGGGAACAGGGTGCTTCCAAAGGGAAGAATGCCGGAAAGGGTACTTCGTCATCCGAGACTAAAACTGCAGGCATCGTTCTTGGAATTCTGCTTGTGGCAGGTATGTTCATCCTTATCGGTTCGGGAATTTTTGAATCGCCAAAAGCTGTAGATCCCCATGCAGGTCACAATCATCCGCCCGGTGAAGGACATGACCAGCCCGCAAATCCGATCGGGAAAAATCCTGCACTCGACCCTCAGATTATGAATCTGGAGAAACAACTTGCCGAATCACCTGACAATCTTGATGTGATGCTTAACCTTGCGCACACATATTTTGATTCGGGTATGTTTGAAAAGGCAGTGCCTCTTTACAAAAAATATTTGGAGAAAAAGCCAAACATTCCCGATGTAATTGTTGATCTTGGAGTCTGCTATTTCAACATGCAGGATCTCAAGCAGGCAGAGGAAAGTTTTAAAAAAGCTTTGACAATTGATCCAAAGCATCAGATTGCACATCTTAATATGGGTGTGGTCAGCCTCTCGAACAACAATAAAGATGAAGCCACAAAATGGCTCACCAAAACCATAGAACTTGACCCTAATTCAAACCCTGCAAAGCAGGCTCAAAGTATTCTTGAAAAAAACAAATAA